The genomic segment GGGCCTCCGGACCTGAGGGGTCTGCGCCTGGGGGTCCCGCGGTCGTTCTTCTGGGAACGCCTGGACGGGGAAGTGGCGCGCCTGGCCGAAGCGGCGGTCCGGGCCATCGGGGATCTGGGTGCGGCGGTGCGCGATCTCGAGCTCCCCTACGCCTCCTATGCCGGGGCGGCGGCCGCGGTGGTGATGTCCGTCGAGGCGGCCGCGGTTCACGACCGGCGGCTGCGCAGCCGGGCCGGGCACTTCGGCCAGGATGTGCGGACGCGTCTACTGCGCGGGTTCTTTCTCTCCGGCCCCGACTACCTGCTCGGGCGAAGGGCGCAGCACTTCCTGCGGCGGGCGTTCCTGCAGGTCTTCGATCAGGTGGACCTGCTGGTCACTCCGACCACGCAGGTCCCGGCGGTCCCCATCGATGAGGAGGGGGAGTCCGCCGCGGCGGCGTCGCTGGCCATGAGCGTGCCGCTCACCCGGTTCACCAACCCCTTCAACGTCAGCGGCCTGCCGGCACTGTCCGTTCCCTGCGGCTACACGCGGGCGGGCCTTCCCGTCGGGTTGCAGCTCGTCGGACCGCCGGGCGGCGAGCCGGTCATCCTGCGGGTGGCGGCCGCCTACCAGGCATCCGCGGACTGGTCGCGGCGGCCGGCGCTCGGTTGACCGAGGAGGGTCGAATCGACCGGCGGGCTCAGGCCAGGAAGGACGTCATCAGGCGTTTCTCCAGTTCCTTGCTGACCTCGGTGATATCCTTCACGGTGTCCACCGACCGCCAGTAGGCGCGGGACTTGTAGGCGCCGAGGCGGCGTTCCCGCGCCAGCCGGGGGAAGGTGGAGTCTTCGTGGTCGCCCTGGTCGGGCAACAGCGGTTCCACCTCGCGGGAGAGGACGTAGATGCCGGCGTTCATCCAGTAGGGCAGCTCCGGTTTCTCGTGGAAGGCGATGATGCGGTCGTCGGGATCCACCTCCACGATCCCGTAGGGGCTGATGAAGGGGGCCAGGACCACCGTGGCCAGGCACCCGTTCTGCCGGTGGGCCTGGACCAGCGGCTTGATGCGGACGTTGGTGACCACGTCGCCGTTGGTCGCCAGGCACAGGTCCTCCCCCGGGAGGAGCTGGCTGAAGGCCAGCTTGAGGGCGCCCCCGCGTCCCAGGGGTTGTGCCTCAATAGAGTACCGGAGGGACACGCCCCACTTCTCCCCGTCGCCGAAGTAGCCCCTGATCACCTCGTGGCGATAGCCGCAGGAGATGATGACGTCGGTGATGCCCTGGGCGGACAGCCACTGGAGCTGGTAGCCCAGCAGGGGGATGCCCAGGATCTCCACCATGCACTTCGGACGGTCCTCCGTAAACGGCCGCAGCCGCTCGCCTTTGCCTCCGGCCAGGATAATCGCCTGCATCCCTCACCTCCGTCGCCCGACCCGGCAACCGGCATTCGGTTTGCGCCGGGTCCCCTCCTATCATACTCTGGACAGGGAACGTGCACTGGAGCGCGTATGACTCGGAAGGGTGATGGTCAGGCCGTGATGAAGGCCCCGCGGGGCATGCACGATATTCTTCCGGAGGAGGTCGGGCGGTGGCAGGCCCTGGAGGCCTACATCCGGGCCTTCGCCGCACGCTACGGTTACCAAGAAATCCGGACCCCCGTGGTGGAGCACACCGAGGTCTTCCAGCGGACCTCCGGCGAGACCTCGGACATCGTGGAAAAGGAGATGTACACCTTCACCGATCGGGGCGGGCGCAGCCTCAGCCTGCGTCCCGAGGGAACGGCGGGCGTCGTGCGCGCCTACCTCGAGCACGGCATGGCCGCGCGGCCCCAGCCGGTCCGCCTCTACTATCTGGCGGCGATGTTCCGCTACGACCGCCCGCAGAAGGGGCGGTACCGCATGCACCATCAGTTCGGCGCCGAGATCATCGGCAGCGACGCGCCGGAGGCGGATGTCGAGGTCCTCAGCCTGCCCATCCGGCTGGTCCAGTCGCTGGGGCTGACCGAGACCGTCGTGCGCCTGAACAGCGTCGGGGATCCGGCCTGCCGGCCGCAGTACCTGGAGGCCCTGCGGCGCCACTTCCGCCCCCGCCGCGACCGGCTGAGCCCCGACAGCCAGCGGCGGCTGGAGACCAATCCCATGCGGATCCTGGAGTCCAAGGATCCCCGGGATCGGGAGGCGGCCGAGGGCGCGCCGGTGATGCTGGAGTTCCTGTGCCCCGCGTGCCGCGGGCACTTCGACCGGGTGAAGCAGCTGTTTACCGCCATCGGGATCCCGTACGTGGAGGATCCCTTCATCGTCCGGGGACTGGACTATTACACCCGCACCGCGGCGGAGATCCACTCCGGACGGCTGGGCGGCGCCCAGCATCAGGTGCTGGGCGGCGGTCGGTACGACGGCCTGGCCGAGCAGCTGGGCGGGCCGCACGTCCCGGGCGTGGGCTTCGGGCTGGGGCTGGACCGCCTGCTGCTGGTGCTCGAGGCGGAGCACCTGTCGGTTCCCGATCTCGGGATACGGGCCGGACTCGACGCTTTCGTCGCCGCCGCCGGCGACGGCACGGCCGAGGCGGCCTTCCGCCTGCTGGACGCCCTCCGGGCCGCGGGGGTGCGGGCCGTGGGCGAGATGGCCGGCCGCAGCCTGCGTGCTCAGATGAAGAGCGCCGACCGGCTGGGGGCGCGCTTTACGGTGATCGTCGGCACGCAGGAGGTGGCCGCGGGGCGGGCGGGGGTGCGGGACATGCGCACAGGGGAGCAGACGGAGGTGGCGTTCGGCGAGGTCCCCGCCTACCTGAGCGCCCGGATCAGCCGTGACTAGGACACTGATCAGAGACCTGCGCGCCCACATCGGCGGCGAGGTGCGCGTCCAGGGATGGCTCAAGGCCCTCCGCGACCAGAAGCGGATCCAGTTCCTGATTCTCCGGGACCACACGGGACTCTGTCAGGCCGTGGTGGAGAAGTCGGAGGGGCAGGCGGCGCTGAACCGGACGATCTCCTCCCTCACCCGGGAGTCCGCGGTGACGGTCGAAGGCACGGTCGTCGAGAACCCGGTGGTGAAGACCGGCGGGGTGGAGATCCGGATCCGCACCCTGCGCGTCGACTCCCGGGCCGAGCCGCTGCTGCCGCTGGACCCCTCCGGTCCGGCGGAGGCGAATCCCGAGGTCCGGGCCAACTGGCGCTACCTGGACCTGCGGCGTCCCGAGAACCGGCTGATCTTCGAGGTGCAGACGGCGGCGGAGCAGGCGATGCGGGAGTTCTGGCTGGCCGAGGGGTTCCTGGAAATCCACTCGCCGAAACTGATGGGCAGCCCCAGCGAGAGCGGCGCCGAGCTGTTCTCCCTGGAGTACTTCGGGCGGCCGGCCTACCTCGCCCAGTCGCCGCAGTTCTACAAGCAGATGGCCATGGCCGCCGGTTTCGACCGCGTCTTCGAGATCGGGCCGGTCTTCCGCGCCGACCCCTCCTTCACCACCCGGCACAGCACCGAGTTCACCGGGCTGGACATGGAGATGTCCTGGGTGGAGTCCCACGAGGACGTGATGCGCTTCGAAGAACGGTGGCTGCGCTACGTGCTGGAGCGGCTGCAGGCGCGGTATGGGGACGCCGTGCGGGAGACCTTCTCGGTGGAGATCACCGTGCCGGCGCTGCCCTTCCCCCGCATCACCATGGCCCAGGCGCAGGACCTGGTCCGCCGACGGGGGCACACCCCGGGAGAAGAGCGCCGCGAGGACCTGGACCCCACGGGGGAGCGGTTGATCGGGGAGTACGCCCGCGAGGAGTTCGGGCACGAGTTCATCTTCGTCACCGACTACCCGGTCGGGGTCCGTCCCTTCTACCACATGCGCTACGAGGACGACCCCGCAACGACCAAGAGCTTCGACCTCCTGTGGAAGGGGGTGGAGGTGACTACCGGCGCCCAGCGGGAGCACCGCTACGACGTCCTGGTCCGGCAGGCCCGGGAGAAGGGCCTGAACCTGGAACCCATCCAGTTCTACCTGGACTTCTTCCGCTTCGGGTGCCCGCCCCACGGGGGGTTCGGGGCGGGGCTGGCCAGGATGCTCATGGTGCTGCTCGGGCTGCCGAACCTGCGCGAGGCGACCTTCCTGTTCCGGGGCCCCACCCGCCTCCTGCCCTAGCCGGCCTCTCCTGCTTGCGCCCGCCGCGTCCCCCGCCGTATGATGAGCAGGGAAGCGTTCCTGCCGTGTGCGTGGAGGATGACAGTCCCGATCCAACACGCATGACGTCGGGAGCCCTGCTCCGGCCGTCGATGGCCGGCCCCAGAGGTCGTGGGGATGCCAGAAGCGGTCGGGCGGGCACCCACTTGGTAGTGAACCAGGTTGGGGACTGCAACCTTACGGCACGGCGGGAGCGATGGGAACAGGGCCGGGATCGGACGATCTCGGCCCTGTTCAGTGGAGCGCAGACATCCTACCGGCCGCCGAGGATGGCGTCTTTGGCCGCTTTGCTCACCCGGAAGCGGACCACGCGCTTCGCCGGGATGCGGATCGGCTCTCCCGTCTGCGGGTTGCGACCCATCCGCGCCTTCCGGTTGACCAGCACGAGCTTGCCCAATCCCGGCAGGGTGAAGGAGTTCTTCGCCTCCCGGTAGGCCAGGTTGGCCAGTTCGTCCAGGAACATCGTCGCCTGCTTCTTCGTGACGTCGAGCTTGCCGGCCAGGTACTCGGCAATCTTCGACTTGGTCATCGCTTTCGCCATGAGATCCCCCCTGAGGCCTTGAGATGAGTGCCGCCCTTCGAATTACCGCGCCAGGTCTGGATTTCCTGCCGCCCGGCCCGTCGAGACCGACGGGAATCAGGCCGGTGTGCTACGATCGGGGCGTGGAACTCTTCGATCGGGCACCCGCGGGGACGGAGGCCCAGGCGCCGCTCGCCGCCCGGATGCGCCCGCGCACCCTGGACGAGTTCGTCGGCCAGGACCATCTGGTCGGCCCGGGGCGCGTGCTGCGCCGGGCCATCGAGCGCGACGAGCTGACCTCGCTCATCCTCTACGGTCCGCCGGGCACGGGGAAGACGTCGCTGGCCCACCTCATCGCCGCGGCCACGAAGTCGGCGGTGGAGCAGGTCAACGCCGTCACCGCCGGGGTCGCCGACCTCAAACAGGTCATCGCCCGGGCCCGGGACCGCCGGCGCTTCCACGGGCAGCGCACGATCCTCTTCATCGACGAGATCCACCGCTTCAACAAGGCGCAGCAGGATGTGCTCCTGCCCCATGTGGAGGAGGGGACGCTGGTGCTGATCGGCGCGACCACCGAGAACCCCTTCTTCGAGGTCAACGCCACCCTGGTCTCCCGCTCGCGGGTCTACCGCCTGGAGCCGCTGGGCGACGACGAGATCCGGACGATTGTCCAGCGGGCGCTGGCGGACGGCGAACGCGGCCTGGGGCGCCTGCGGGTCCGGCTCGACGAGGAGGCGCTGGCCCATCTGGTCGCGGTGAGCAGCGGGGACGCACGGGTCGCCCTAAACACGCTGGAACTGGCGGCGCT from the Armatimonadota bacterium genome contains:
- a CDS encoding nucleotidyltransferase family protein, whose amino-acid sequence is MQAIILAGGKGERLRPFTEDRPKCMVEILGIPLLGYQLQWLSAQGITDVIISCGYRHEVIRGYFGDGEKWGVSLRYSIEAQPLGRGGALKLAFSQLLPGEDLCLATNGDVVTNVRIKPLVQAHRQNGCLATVVLAPFISPYGIVEVDPDDRIIAFHEKPELPYWMNAGIYVLSREVEPLLPDQGDHEDSTFPRLARERRLGAYKSRAYWRSVDTVKDITEVSKELEKRLMTSFLA
- the hisS gene encoding histidine--tRNA ligase, with the protein product MKAPRGMHDILPEEVGRWQALEAYIRAFAARYGYQEIRTPVVEHTEVFQRTSGETSDIVEKEMYTFTDRGGRSLSLRPEGTAGVVRAYLEHGMAARPQPVRLYYLAAMFRYDRPQKGRYRMHHQFGAEIIGSDAPEADVEVLSLPIRLVQSLGLTETVVRLNSVGDPACRPQYLEALRRHFRPRRDRLSPDSQRRLETNPMRILESKDPRDREAAEGAPVMLEFLCPACRGHFDRVKQLFTAIGIPYVEDPFIVRGLDYYTRTAAEIHSGRLGGAQHQVLGGGRYDGLAEQLGGPHVPGVGFGLGLDRLLLVLEAEHLSVPDLGIRAGLDAFVAAAGDGTAEAAFRLLDALRAAGVRAVGEMAGRSLRAQMKSADRLGARFTVIVGTQEVAAGRAGVRDMRTGEQTEVAFGEVPAYLSARISRD
- the aspS gene encoding aspartate--tRNA(Asn) ligase; this translates as MTRTLIRDLRAHIGGEVRVQGWLKALRDQKRIQFLILRDHTGLCQAVVEKSEGQAALNRTISSLTRESAVTVEGTVVENPVVKTGGVEIRIRTLRVDSRAEPLLPLDPSGPAEANPEVRANWRYLDLRRPENRLIFEVQTAAEQAMREFWLAEGFLEIHSPKLMGSPSESGAELFSLEYFGRPAYLAQSPQFYKQMAMAAGFDRVFEIGPVFRADPSFTTRHSTEFTGLDMEMSWVESHEDVMRFEERWLRYVLERLQARYGDAVRETFSVEITVPALPFPRITMAQAQDLVRRRGHTPGEERREDLDPTGERLIGEYAREEFGHEFIFVTDYPVGVRPFYHMRYEDDPATTKSFDLLWKGVEVTTGAQREHRYDVLVRQAREKGLNLEPIQFYLDFFRFGCPPHGGFGAGLARMLMVLLGLPNLREATFLFRGPTRLLP
- a CDS encoding HU family DNA-binding protein; amino-acid sequence: MAKAMTKSKIAEYLAGKLDVTKKQATMFLDELANLAYREAKNSFTLPGLGKLVLVNRKARMGRNPQTGEPIRIPAKRVVRFRVSKAAKDAILGGR
- a CDS encoding replication-associated recombination protein A, giving the protein MCYDRGVELFDRAPAGTEAQAPLAARMRPRTLDEFVGQDHLVGPGRVLRRAIERDELTSLILYGPPGTGKTSLAHLIAAATKSAVEQVNAVTAGVADLKQVIARARDRRRFHGQRTILFIDEIHRFNKAQQDVLLPHVEEGTLVLIGATTENPFFEVNATLVSRSRVYRLEPLGDDEIRTIVQRALADGERGLGRLRVRLDEEALAHLVAVSSGDARVALNTLELAALGAPEEEEGRRVTAAMIAEVTQRRVLGYDRAGDAHYDHISAFIKSMRGSDPDAAVYWLVRMLEAGEDPRYIARRMVIHAAEDVGLADPMALVVATAAAQAVEFVGLPEAQIPMAEAAIYIATAPKSNAVVRALGAARRDVTEERADPVPLHLRDTSHPEARRRLGYGAGYSYAHDFPGGFVPQQYLPEALKDRIYYEPGGEGREAEIARRLREWWKGIKRYRPE